One segment of Falco biarmicus isolate bFalBia1 chromosome 12, bFalBia1.pri, whole genome shotgun sequence DNA contains the following:
- the MRPL33 gene encoding 39S ribosomal protein L33, mitochondrial isoform X2, with protein MAKSKSKYVLVRMKSAAETGFCFNIRRLRLQEKLVLLRYDPIAKQRVLFTEKRKIRSI; from the exons A TGGCCAAAAGCAAATCTAA GTATGTCCTGGTGAGGATGAAAAGTGCGGCTGAGACAGGCTTCTGTTTCAACATCAGGAGACTCCGACTGCAGGAAAAACTGGTCTTGCTGAGATACGATCCCATCG cAAAACAACGTGTCCTCttcacagagaagagaaaaatccgCTCTATCTGA
- the MRPL33 gene encoding 39S ribosomal protein L33, mitochondrial isoform X3 yields the protein MGVSLRYVLVRMKSAAETGFCFNIRRLRLQEKLVLLRYDPIAKQRVLFTEKRKIRSI from the exons ATGGGTGTCTCTTTAAG GTATGTCCTGGTGAGGATGAAAAGTGCGGCTGAGACAGGCTTCTGTTTCAACATCAGGAGACTCCGACTGCAGGAAAAACTGGTCTTGCTGAGATACGATCCCATCG cAAAACAACGTGTCCTCttcacagagaagagaaaaatccgCTCTATCTGA
- the MRPL33 gene encoding 39S ribosomal protein L33, mitochondrial isoform X1, with translation MFLTVAALAKSKSKYVLVRMKSAAETGFCFNIRRLRLQEKLVLLRYDPIAKQRVLFTEKRKIRSI, from the exons ATGTTTCTAACGGTGGCGGCTT TGGCCAAAAGCAAATCTAA GTATGTCCTGGTGAGGATGAAAAGTGCGGCTGAGACAGGCTTCTGTTTCAACATCAGGAGACTCCGACTGCAGGAAAAACTGGTCTTGCTGAGATACGATCCCATCG cAAAACAACGTGTCCTCttcacagagaagagaaaaatccgCTCTATCTGA